A window of Mustelus asterias chromosome 15, sMusAst1.hap1.1, whole genome shotgun sequence contains these coding sequences:
- the banf1 gene encoding barrier-to-autointegration factor, protein MISTSHKHRNFVSEPMGNKSVSSLAGIGTTLGRKLEERGFDKAYVVLGQFLVLRKDDELFKDWLKDICGANSKQAGQCTTCLQEWCNAFL, encoded by the exons ATGATTTCAACGTCACACAAACACAGGAACTTTGTTTCTGAACCTATGGGGAACAAGTCAGTTTCCTCCTTGGCTGGTATTGGAACAACACTTGGAAGAAAACTGGAAGAGCGAGGCTTTGATAAG GCATATGTAGTGTTAGGTCAGTTCCTTGTTTTGAGAAAGGACGATGAATTGTTTAAAGATTGGTTGAAAGATATCTGTGGAGCCAACAGCAAACAAGCTGGACAGTGCACTACTTGTTTACAAGAATGGTGCAATGCTTTCCTGTAG